One Pseudomonas syringae CC1557 genomic window, CGGCAGTGCCATGGCCACGGCTGCCAACGATGGGCAGTCCAGGGTCAATGAGCTTCTGAGTTCGTCCCCTGAGTACCGCACTACCTGGACGAAAGTCGTCAAGAAGGAAGAGCGGTTGCCGGATTGGGTTCTCAACCTGTCCGGTGCCTCCGAGCAGCAAATGACGGCGGTCACCGAGGACGGTGACAAGTATCTGGTGGGACCGCTTTGCGAAACCGCCGATACGTGCAAGAGCAAGCGTCTGATCGTGGCTGTCAGCCTCGACAAGGAAGACGCCTACGCCATGCTGGTTGAAGTGCCTGCAGGTCTTCCCGCAGATAAGTCACCTACCCGTCACGCGACTTACCGCTATCTGGGTGAGCCTGACGAGGGCATGAAGGGTCTGCTGCAAGAGCAATTGCGCAAAGACCCGAACTGGTATTGATCCAGCAGGGAAGGTGTCGGCTCTGCGAGCCGCTACCTTCCTGATCTGTGCAGCCTGAGGAAGGTTTGCACATGACCATGGGGCCGGGATGCGTTGACCGATAAGATCGGCGTGACCTAGGGGTACAGGGAGTACCTCCGTAAAGGGCCGGGTCAGGCAAGTTGCCGTGCAAGGCCATGAGTGTTTTCCGACCTGTCGGAATCTCTTACTGGCTGATGCACGGCGCTTTATATTCTGGTCAAACCCGCCTTCAAGTCGCATCCCTCGGCAGCATCAGCCCTAACGGCAGACGTACCCGCGCCTCAAGCCCACCCCCTGATCTGTTTCTCAGCTCGACATTGCCACCGTGCATCGCAGCAATGCGCTTGACGATGGCCAGCCCAAGCCCGGTGCCCTTGCCGCTGCGAGCCCGGTCGCCGCGGATGAACGGGTTGAAGATCGTGTCCAGCTCCGAAGGGTCGATACCTGCCCCTCGGTCCAGCACGCTGAGCACGACGTAAGGCGCGTTTCTGTCGCCCGACACGTAAGCCGCCACTTCGATGCCGTTGCCCGCATGATGCCGCGCGTTGCCTATCAGATTGGTCAACAAGCGCTTCATCGATACTCTACGCAGCGGGAAAGGCGGAATCGGCTCGAGACACAATCGGATGCTGTCTTCATCATTGTTGAACGGTGCAACGACATCGCGCACCAGATCGCCCAGATCGACTTCCTCAATCTCTTCGTCGCGACCATCGCGTATGAACGCCAGGAACTGATCAAGAATAGCGTCCATGTCCTCGATGTCGCGCACCATGCCTTCGGAAAACTCGTTGTCGTTCATCAGTTCCAGCGACAGACGCAAACGAGTCAATGGCGTTCGCAGATCATGCGAGACCCCCGCCAGCATCAGCTCGCGCTCCTGCCCGGCCTGCTCGACATCCTCGGCCATCTGATTGAAGGCTCGATAGACCTCGGTCATCTCGCTGGGCGTATCACTGACCGGCAAACGCACGCTGCGCCCCTGACCCAGTTGCCGAGCGGCGAAGACCAGGCGTTTGAGTGGCTGATTCAGCTGACGGACGAAAATCCAGGCGGACGCGGTAGACAGCAAACCAATCGCCAGGAACCAGCCCAGCACGCTCCAGATCTTCTGACCGCGCAAGGGGTGCGGATAAAGCGGTACTTTCAGCCAGCCATCCCCAAGGCTGGGCGCTCGCACCCACAGCGCGGGCGGCGCATGCACGCGCAGACGAACCTCGGTGTCGGCGCCCAGCTCGGCCTGCATCTGGCGCTGATAAATCTCGCTGTATGGCCAGTGCTGCTCCCCTTCCGGCACGCCACCGCCCACGACACGAATCAGACCGGCCGCCTCGGCAATCGCGTCGCGATCGTTTTCATCGGCTGCCCAGTAAGCGCGCAGGGTGAGCGCGACGCCATGGCTGTACTGCCTGTCGACCAGCACGTCTTCGTTCATCAGCAGGTAGACCAGGGTCAGGGCCTTGGAAAACAGCACGACGATAAGCACCAGCCAGAGCGTGCGGGAGAAAAAGCTTTGCGGAAACCAGAGCGGAGTCTTCATAACAGCAGCCATACACTTTGCAAGGCGAGCCAGGCTCGCAGGTTTGCCGAACGCGGGCGAGACCCGATGGACGAACGCAAAAAACCAGAACGTCGATAACCTGTTGGAAGGTTATCGACGTAACTGGCAGGAATGACGGATTTCAGTGCTGACAACGCGTTGTCAGCGATTTCCGGCGCCATCTGGAACGAATACATAACCCACACCCCAGACAGTCTGGATGTAACGGGGCTTGGACGGGTCCGGCTCGATCAGACGACGCAGACGGGAAATCTGCACGTCGATGGAGCGCTCCAGAGCATCCCACTCCCGGCCACGGGCCAGATTCATCAGTTTGTCTCGGGTCAACGGCTCGCGAGCGTGCATCACCAGCGCCTTGAGCACCGCAAACTCGCCTGTGGTGAGCATGTGGACTTCTTCGCCACGTTTAAGCTCGCGGGTCGCCAGGGACAACACGTAATCGCCGAAGCTCACCGACTCGTCTTCACTGCCGGGCGCACCGGGTACAGGCGCAGCCTGACGACGCAATACAGCCTTGACCCGAGCCATCAACTCGTCCGGGTTGAACGGTTTGGCCAGGTAGTCGTCGGCACCCAGTTCGAGCCCCTTGATACGGCTCAGCTCATCGCCCTTGGCGGTCAGCATGATGATGGGCACCTGATTGTTCGCGGCACGCAGCCGGCGGCAAGCGGAAAGACCGTCTTCCCCCGGCAGCATCAAGTCCAGCACCACAAGGTTGAACACCTCACGGGCCAGCAATCGGTCCATTTGCTCCACGTTCGCCACAGCGCGGGCACGGTAGCCCTTGCTGGTGAAAAAACGTTCAAGGAGACTGCTTAACCCCGGATCATCATCGACAATCAGGATTTTTTCGCCTTCAGCATTTTGTGCGGTGCTGCTCATCGGATGCTCCTCTGATCTCGGGGCGCATTATGGCTTAGCTGCGGTGATGCGCACCGTGTGCATTGTTAGCAGATTTTACTGGGGGCGACACTTGCGCATGCATTTGCGCTGAAAAAAGACCACGTTTGTCGGCCAATCCCCTAATCCTTCTTCGCCGGGTATAATGCGCCGCCCTCAAAGTCAGGCAACGCCGGACTTGCAGCAGTCCGCCAGCATTGAAGATAAACACTGCCGGACGAACGTCAGGCAAGGCAATTCGTATACAGCCCAGTTTTTTGCTCACAACTCCAGGTGGTCTTATGGACAGCATCAACAGCCGCATCGCCGAAGAACTCGGTGTACGCCCACAACAGGTCGCCGCGGCCGTAGCACTACTGGATGAAGGCTCGACCGTGCCCTTCATTTCCCGTTATCGCAAGGAAGTGACCGGCAGCCTTGATGACACGCAACTGCGCCATCTGGAAGAACGCCTGCGCTATCTGCGCGAACTGGACGACCGGCGCGTCAGCATCCTTGCCAGCATCGAAGAGCAAGGCAAGCTGACCCCGGAACTCGCTCGCGATATCAAGCTGGCCGACACCAAGACCCGTCTTGAAGACTTGTACCTTCCTTATAAGCAGAAACGCCGCACCAAGGGTCAGATCGCCCTTGAGGCAGGCCTCGGCGAGCTGGCCGACGGCCTGTTCAACGACCCGGGCCTGAACCCGGAAACCGAAGCGGCACGCTTTGTCGACGCCGAAAAAGGCGTGGCCGACGTGAAAGCCGCGCTGGAAGGTGCCAAGTACATTCTGATGGAGCGCTTCGCCGAAGACGCTGCCCTGCTCGACAAGCTGCGCAGCTTCCTCAAGCAGGAAGCGGTGATCAGCGCACGCGTGGTGCCGGGCAAGGAAGAAGAAGGCGCCAAGTTCCGCGACTATTTCGAACACGACGAGCCGCTCAAGAGCATGCCATCGCACCGCGCCCTGGCGATTTTCCGCGGCCGCAATGAAGGCTTTCTCAGCAGCGCGCTGAAAGTCGGCGAAGAACTGCCGGGCGCCATGCACCCATGCGAGCTGATGATTGGCGAACGCTTCGGTATCCAGAACCAAAGCCGCCCGGCTGACAAGTGGCTGGCCGAAGTGGTGCGCTGGACCTGGAAGGTCAAGCTGTACAGCCATCTGGAAACCGATCTGCTGGGTGAACTGCGTGAAGGCGCGGAAACCGAAGCGATCAACGTGTTTGCCCACAACCTGCACGACCTGCTGCTCGCTGCCCCGGCCGGCCAGCGCGCCACGCTGGGCCTCGACCCTGGCCTGCGTACTGGCTGCAAGGTCGCCGTAGTGGATGCCACCGGCAAGCTGCTCGACTACGCCACGGTCTATCCGCATGTGCCGAAGAATCAGTGGGACCAGACCATCGCCGTGCTGGCGGCCCTGTGTGCCAAGCATGCGGTCGACCTGATCGCCATCGGCAACGGTACTGCCAGCCGTGAAACCGACAAACTGGCCGCAGATCTGATCAAAAAATACCCGGGCCTGAAAATGACCAAAGTCATGGTGTCCGAAGCCGGTGCATCGGTTTACTCGGCGTCGGAGCTGGCTGCCAAGGAGTTTCCAGAGCTGGACGTGTCGATCCGTGG contains:
- a CDS encoding inhibitor of vertebrate lysozyme family protein, with amino-acid sequence MHTSFRTLAAALLLGGSAMATAANDGQSRVNELLSSSPEYRTTWTKVVKKEERLPDWVLNLSGASEQQMTAVTEDGDKYLVGPLCETADTCKSKRLIVAVSLDKEDAYAMLVEVPAGLPADKSPTRHATYRYLGEPDEGMKGLLQEQLRKDPNWY
- a CDS encoding ATP-binding protein, translated to MKTPLWFPQSFFSRTLWLVLIVVLFSKALTLVYLLMNEDVLVDRQYSHGVALTLRAYWAADENDRDAIAEAAGLIRVVGGGVPEGEQHWPYSEIYQRQMQAELGADTEVRLRVHAPPALWVRAPSLGDGWLKVPLYPHPLRGQKIWSVLGWFLAIGLLSTASAWIFVRQLNQPLKRLVFAARQLGQGRSVRLPVSDTPSEMTEVYRAFNQMAEDVEQAGQERELMLAGVSHDLRTPLTRLRLSLELMNDNEFSEGMVRDIEDMDAILDQFLAFIRDGRDEEIEEVDLGDLVRDVVAPFNNDEDSIRLCLEPIPPFPLRRVSMKRLLTNLIGNARHHAGNGIEVAAYVSGDRNAPYVVLSVLDRGAGIDPSELDTIFNPFIRGDRARSGKGTGLGLAIVKRIAAMHGGNVELRNRSGGGLEARVRLPLGLMLPRDAT
- the ompR gene encoding osmolarity response regulator transcription factor OmpR; protein product: MSSTAQNAEGEKILIVDDDPGLSSLLERFFTSKGYRARAVANVEQMDRLLAREVFNLVVLDLMLPGEDGLSACRRLRAANNQVPIIMLTAKGDELSRIKGLELGADDYLAKPFNPDELMARVKAVLRRQAAPVPGAPGSEDESVSFGDYVLSLATRELKRGEEVHMLTTGEFAVLKALVMHAREPLTRDKLMNLARGREWDALERSIDVQISRLRRLIEPDPSKPRYIQTVWGVGYVFVPDGAGNR
- a CDS encoding Tex family protein yields the protein MDSINSRIAEELGVRPQQVAAAVALLDEGSTVPFISRYRKEVTGSLDDTQLRHLEERLRYLRELDDRRVSILASIEEQGKLTPELARDIKLADTKTRLEDLYLPYKQKRRTKGQIALEAGLGELADGLFNDPGLNPETEAARFVDAEKGVADVKAALEGAKYILMERFAEDAALLDKLRSFLKQEAVISARVVPGKEEEGAKFRDYFEHDEPLKSMPSHRALAIFRGRNEGFLSSALKVGEELPGAMHPCELMIGERFGIQNQSRPADKWLAEVVRWTWKVKLYSHLETDLLGELREGAETEAINVFAHNLHDLLLAAPAGQRATLGLDPGLRTGCKVAVVDATGKLLDYATVYPHVPKNQWDQTIAVLAALCAKHAVDLIAIGNGTASRETDKLAADLIKKYPGLKMTKVMVSEAGASVYSASELAAKEFPELDVSIRGAVSIARRLQDPLAELVKIDPKSIGVGQYQHDVSQLKLARGLDAVVEDCVNAVGVDVNTASVALLARISGLNTTLAQNIVAHRDENGAFKTRASLKKVSRLGEKTFEQAAGFLRVMNGDNPLDSSAVHPEAYPLVQRIAAETDRDIRSLIGDASFLKRLDPKKFTDETFGLPTVTDILQELEKPGRDPRPEFKTAEFQDGVEDLKDLQLGMILEGVVTNVTNFGAFVDIGVHQDGLVHISALSEKFIKDPREAVKAGDVVKVKVMEVDIPRKRVGLSMRMSDTPGEKIDGARGARPGSSQRQQSSAPRKETSAPAPANNAMASLFANAKQLKKR